A stretch of candidate division WOR-3 bacterium DNA encodes these proteins:
- a CDS encoding aldo/keto reductase has protein sequence MIKRKLGNSDIEVSAIGAGCWAIGGPFWHDGWVGYGDVDDEESIKSLRKALELGVNFFDTSDAYGCGRSEKIIGEVLSKKRNEVVIATKFGYVSAENEAKIIGENASPAYIKKACESSLKRLKTDYIDLYQFHIHDYDMEKAGEVRDFLEELVSIGMVRKYGWSTADPERAKIFSEGKNCVSFQFGLNALREDPLMVDFCEKNSMTAINRGPLAMGVLTGKFDENTEFPENDMRRRFGLNFKEGHLAERVKLIEKIRGIMTKEGKSLVQGMLSWILARSPTTLPIPGFKNEKQIIENSLTLSFGAMKKEDYEEVNRITGREF, from the coding sequence ATGATCAAAAGAAAATTAGGAAACAGCGATATTGAGGTCAGCGCAATAGGCGCAGGATGCTGGGCTATAGGCGGACCTTTCTGGCACGACGGCTGGGTGGGATACGGAGACGTAGACGATGAAGAATCCATAAAATCTCTAAGGAAGGCATTGGAACTCGGGGTGAATTTTTTCGATACTTCCGATGCATACGGTTGCGGCAGAAGCGAAAAAATAATCGGAGAGGTGTTATCGAAAAAAAGAAATGAAGTCGTTATTGCGACCAAATTCGGCTACGTCTCTGCTGAAAACGAGGCAAAAATAATCGGAGAAAATGCTTCTCCGGCCTATATCAAGAAAGCCTGCGAATCTTCTCTTAAAAGGCTCAAAACTGATTATATTGATCTGTACCAGTTCCACATACACGATTACGACATGGAAAAAGCCGGAGAGGTCAGGGATTTTCTTGAAGAATTGGTCTCCATAGGCATGGTAAGGAAATACGGCTGGAGTACGGCTGATCCAGAAAGAGCTAAAATATTTTCAGAGGGTAAAAACTGTGTTTCTTTTCAGTTTGGTTTGAACGCATTAAGAGAAGATCCATTAATGGTTGATTTCTGCGAGAAGAATTCGATGACTGCGATAAACAGAGGCCCTCTCGCGATGGGAGTCCTCACGGGTAAATTCGACGAAAACACCGAATTCCCAGAAAACGATATGCGCAGGCGGTTCGGACTGAATTTTAAGGAAGGACACCTCGCGGAAAGAGTCAAACTCATTGAGAAAATACGAGGAATAATGACTAAAGAAGGAAAATCACTCGTCCAGGGCATGCTTTCGTGGATATTGGCGAGAAGCCCGACAACGCTTCCCATACCGGGATTTAAAAACGAAAAACAGATAATCGAAAATTCCCTCACTCTTTCTTTCGGAGCCATGAAAAAAGAAGATTACGAAGAAGTAAACAGGATTACAGGAAGAGAGTTCTGA
- a CDS encoding VCBS repeat-containing protein has protein sequence MSKYKSTIFFVVFILLSTSAYPEWRRNEIRGGVFPFGICSGDFNNDGFTDLAVAGVQLLGENVYLIFNREGSFDPPLAFLAGDGSFDITSADFDRDGFLDIAVAEKISHVSVFLGTCFDSFYQCSRYYSGQDPKALCAADFDGDGYADMAVANYYSGTVRIFTNLGDGYFGEGVPYGAQKSPSAICPADVNGDGSFDLLVCDAWKNKIMILVNDGGVFREPVKISCGDWPKAVDLSDIDKDGDDDFAVACAADDEVQVFSNDGGGNFVRTAVYEGGDRPEDLVFADFDGDKDSDFAVISSQDEKIRIYTNTGEGLFVIGYEGESGEEPRAICAADFDNDGDTDIAVTNYSENRISIFLNE, from the coding sequence TTGTCGAAATACAAATCAACAATATTTTTCGTCGTTTTTATACTTTTATCTACATCCGCTTATCCTGAATGGAGAAGAAATGAAATTAGAGGAGGAGTTTTTCCTTTCGGAATATGCTCCGGAGACTTCAACAATGACGGTTTCACGGATCTCGCTGTGGCCGGAGTCCAACTCCTCGGTGAAAACGTCTATTTAATTTTCAACAGGGAAGGCTCTTTTGACCCTCCGCTGGCTTTTTTAGCCGGAGACGGATCTTTTGATATAACTTCTGCAGATTTTGACAGAGACGGTTTTTTGGATATAGCCGTCGCTGAAAAGATATCCCATGTTTCGGTTTTTTTAGGAACGTGTTTTGATTCGTTTTACCAATGCAGTAGATACTATTCAGGACAGGACCCTAAAGCTTTATGCGCCGCCGATTTTGACGGAGACGGTTATGCGGACATGGCAGTCGCGAATTATTACTCGGGGACAGTAAGAATTTTTACCAACCTCGGGGATGGATATTTCGGCGAGGGAGTCCCTTACGGAGCGCAGAAAAGCCCTTCGGCGATTTGCCCCGCCGACGTAAACGGCGACGGAAGTTTTGATCTTTTGGTATGTGACGCCTGGAAAAATAAAATTATGATCTTGGTCAACGACGGCGGCGTTTTTCGCGAACCTGTCAAAATATCCTGCGGAGACTGGCCGAAGGCAGTAGACCTCTCGGACATTGACAAAGACGGAGATGATGACTTTGCCGTCGCATGCGCGGCGGACGATGAAGTCCAGGTGTTTTCAAACGACGGCGGCGGGAATTTTGTCAGAACAGCCGTTTATGAAGGGGGAGACAGACCCGAAGATTTGGTGTTCGCCGATTTCGACGGCGACAAAGATTCAGATTTTGCGGTCATAAGCAGCCAGGACGAAAAAATTAGGATTTATACGAATACAGGAGAAGGTCTTTTTGTCATCGGGTATGAAGGAGAATCCGGAGAGGAACCGAGGGCGATTTGCGCAGCAGATTTCGACAACGACGGCGATACAGACATCGCCGTCACGAATTACTCTGAAAACAGAATATCAATTTTTTTAAACGAATAA